In Lycium ferocissimum isolate CSIRO_LF1 chromosome 7, AGI_CSIRO_Lferr_CH_V1, whole genome shotgun sequence, the sequence CACGCTTTAAAGTTAGTGATTTAATAGCTTTTAATTGGCAGTTGACATACTCAGCGTAATTCCACAAATGGGATCTGGGAAGGTTAAGATGTAAGCAGACACCCTACTTTTGTGGGGGTAGAGAAGCTGTGTTTTTGATAGGTGAGACTGACAAAATAGCAAATATATAAAACAAGTGCAGCTAGCGGTGAAGCCAGGATTTTTATtaaggggttcaaaaatatatagaagtaaacacatgaagaagcctaggggttcaacatctactatatatacataaaaaataattttaaccttgtacatacagtgtaatttttcacCGAAGGgagttcggatgaacccctAGCCCCTTGCTGGCTCTGCCCCTGAGTGCATCAACAGATATTAATACACATCGGAGAAATGGAAACTACGACAAAGCCTAAAACATACTACTAAGAATACGACAACACTCTGTCGAAAAACCAAAATCGTTCTTCGGTGCGCCAATAGTAGGAGGATCAATACAGTATCTATAGCCGTTTTACAATTTTTATTCTGGTCATTTTTGctaatttaaatcattttttactaaatttttttctatttgtaATTTGTCTTGACTTTTTCATTATGGATTGCAGTTCATCTATTCGTTAACTTTTTATTGTTCATCATATAAATAGCAAGAGTTGGTTTGATTTGTGTGCTTGTTCTACTTCGAAATCATTGGCCTATCCACAATGAGTTCAATCCCAAGtcacttaggggtcgtttggtgtaAAAACAAGGTATCCTGGCGTTGTGATACAATGATTAATAATGCAAGGATTAGTAATACAGAGATTACTTTTTATTGGGCATTTGGATCATTGAATTAAAAATTCGTTACACAATGTATAACATAAACTTGTGGTTTGTTTAAACTGTATAAGGATTTTGAAAACGGTTTGAGGAGACCCGCGAGGGTAGTtttggcattttgattgttttatCTATGTATAACTCAAACATGGTATTGTTATAGTTGCGTTAGATTTTTTACCTATGTCGTTACAAAAATCGACTAAATTTCCCCTATGGTGTAATGGCAAAGGCTTTCCAATACGTGGGGGTTTCTACAAAGCAAAAAGGTCAAATTTGCCTTTAAAACGTGCGAGATGGTCCAAATTTACGGCTTAACTTTGCAAAATGGTCCAGGGATCTCTATCTTACCTTTATCTTTACTACTTTTCCCCGTCACCATTTTACCTTTACTAGAAGATCACCAGCCCTCAACCACTATAACTCCAACTTGACCATCATAATACTGCAAGTAATGATTTAGGAGTTGAATACCATGTATATGGGTTTGTTTTAGCATTGGGGAGTCGTTATGGAGTTGTGGCGCCGCTATTGGTGATGGAGTTTCAGCAGAGAGGTGAGAATTCTACTTGGTGGTGCAATTGATCATTGCTTGAGTTCTATTTGGGTTGATTTGAGGCTTGAGGCGGTTAATATGATCTTGGGAAATAAAGACCTAGTTTCTAGAAGTTATGAGTGTTGAAGAAGGCATTGTTGCCGCCAGAATAGTGACCATGTTCTTCAAAGTTCAACGGCAAATATGAACCATTTCACATAATTCAAAGGGCTaatttgatccttttccttTGTAAGAACGCCCACGTGTTAGAAACCTTTCATTGTAAGTCAACAAGGGCAAATTTAGCCCGTTTTTGTAATGACAGAGTAGTTTTGACCCAAGCTATTAACAGAGGAAAAACATAGACCATTTCGCAAAGTTCAAAAGGCAAGAAGTCTCATCAGCTTTAAGTAGTGTTATCCAAGCGCAAAAATCTTCTAAAGGTCCTTGCGCTTCAAGCGCAAATAAAGTGTGGGCTTTAATGAGAAATGGctcaaatgaagaaaaaatatgctccatgaatatgtatgtgtagtCCAAGAATAATAatcagaacatatatatgaacaaagTAATTGAAAAAATATTACGATAAAGTGCAGTAGCAATTGTTTAGTGATGCATCTGAAAgggagccttggcgtaactAGTAAAGCtgctgccatgtgaccaggaggtcacgggttcgcgCCATGGAAACAACTTCTTGCAAAAATGTAGGGTAAGgttgcgtacaatagacccttgtggtccggcccttccccggaccccagagcatagcgggagcttagtgcaccgggctgccctttagTGATGCATCTTCAGAATTATTCTCATTGGCAAGGAATAGTATgccttagagccttgatgacgaTACTGAAGCGCTCATAAAGCAAGGGGAAGCGCTCAATGTATTATGCGCCTCGCTTCGGGGCTTAAGCGTGCTTTAAGAGTGCCTCTGACAACACTGGCTTTAAGTAATTATACTTTATATGAACATTGAAAACTATCTGGAGGTTTTAGGTGGGATAATATAATCTAGTAAGATGGGCAGGTACATGAGAAATGCCACTTCGGGTTATAAAAGTTGGGAGgcaaagaaaggagaaaaaaaaaaaaaagcttggTGTTTTGTTTGTGCCCTCTCTTCCCCGCTAGCTCAACCTGTGGATTCTCCTGATTGTGGATTTTATAGATATTATTATTCTGACCATTCAAGACCAAATATCATGCTATCTAATTGATTATTGTGCTATTCTTACACCTTCAAGTTAACCAGCTTCCAGTTCCAAAGGTTTAAGAGCTCAGAGGGTTTACTATTTAAAGtccatgatgatgataatgactTCTCAGACCTGGGTCCTCCAGTAGAAAGAGCTATTGGGCAGCTGAAGTTAGTGACGGAGAAGACTGATCATTTTCGGGTATGCTTTTCTGGTTTTATTTATAGCATAGGACTTCTTATCATTGGGTATGTGGAACTGATTTGCTTGAAGCTTTTACCATTACATTTTGATCTCAGAAACTTGATAATGGTAGAAAAGTATCATCTCACAAGTCTCGTAGCGAAAGCAAGCAACACATAAATAGTAGAATCTTAACTCTTGTTAAACCTCGTCAAAGTGAGGCTGGTAATGGTGATGATGCTTCTGGATCGACATATACAGCTTCAGATGCTGCTAATATGAATGGTCGGAGGTCAATCTCAGTTGGAAATGTACCTTCTACCATCACACCTTCTCAGCTTGTAGAAGCAGTTTCAGTCTTCGGAAAGGTCTGCACTGCTTCAATCAGGCATCTGTCTGATGGGCTTAACTGTTGGGACATCCAATTCGAGGTATGCTATTGATTTCTTGAAGTTCTGCCTTCAGCCCACTCAATGAGGAAAAGTTTGTTTATTAACTGTTGTTAACTGTTGGCAAGAGCTTAGAATCCTGCAACAGAGCAATTAGAGCCGATGCGCTAACTGTTGGGAGTTATCGTCTTCCAATCCAACCTCTGCGGACTtctatggttgttactatcaggATTGAGGACATTCCGAAAGATGCTTCCTTCGGTGAGATACACTCAATCTGTAAATCAGTTGGCACGACTGAAGGGTTGGCATGGGTAAGCAAGGATGGTGTAGATGCCTTATTTACAGTTGAGAATGACACAGAATCGGAATCGATCCTCAAAAAGT encodes:
- the LOC132063353 gene encoding uncharacterized protein LOC132063353 codes for the protein MFISLVKMMKPRLAASIYALMTGECAGIYKAIKPESQTINGLGRSCSSFQFQRFKSSEGLLFKVHDDDNDFSDLGPPVERAIGQLKLVTEKTDHFRKLDNGRKVSSHKSRSESKQHINSRILTLVKPRQSEAGNGDDASGSTYTASDAANMNGRRSISVGNVPSTITPSQLVEAVSVFGKVCTASIRHLSDGLNCWDIQFESLESCNRAIRADALTVGSYRLPIQPLRTSMVVTIRIEDIPKDASFGEIHSICKSVGTTEGLAWVSKDGVDALFTVENDTESESILKKLNGTIVGGHCLSAFLLPSNSSSASMSENEDARRKMALQINSYLTELKRQLGKKEEEFPVLKVQMEDLQMLHEGIMHLEDLPSIIDKSDI